A DNA window from Chitinibacter fontanus contains the following coding sequences:
- a CDS encoding GNAT family N-acetyltransferase, with protein MLKLRRLISSDASVFQALRLAGLQESPLAFGSSYEEEKDLPLSTVEDRLAARPDRGVFGAFINNELSGIVALGRENKHKLAHKALIWGLYVTPQARARGLARALLQEAIALAQATKDIQQINLSVNAGNGAAIALYQSLNFKSFGHEPNALLVDGEFHDEVHMYLPLNKV; from the coding sequence ATGCTAAAACTTCGCCGCCTTATTTCGAGTGATGCATCGGTTTTTCAAGCGTTGCGGCTTGCTGGATTGCAGGAATCGCCATTGGCCTTTGGGTCTAGCTACGAAGAAGAAAAGGATTTACCGCTTTCAACGGTGGAGGATCGTTTGGCTGCAAGGCCTGATCGGGGTGTCTTCGGTGCGTTTATCAATAACGAACTCAGCGGCATCGTTGCCCTTGGCAGGGAAAACAAGCATAAGCTGGCGCATAAAGCGCTGATCTGGGGGCTGTATGTCACACCTCAGGCTAGGGCTCGCGGTCTTGCCCGTGCTCTATTGCAGGAGGCTATCGCTTTGGCGCAAGCCACCAAAGATATCCAGCAAATTAACCTTAGCGTGAATGCTGGCAATGGTGCGGCGATTGCTTTGTATCAATCGCTTAATTTCAAAAGTTTTGGGCATGAGCCCAATGCTTTGTTGGTTGATGGTGAGTTTCACGATGAAGTGCACATGTACCTGCCACTGAACAAAGTCTAA
- the tpiA gene encoding triose-phosphate isomerase, producing the protein MNAAISPQTQQYFMVEPHVGAAANRDVSPRRRQMVVANWKMHGSFDFCRAMIPALGRAAQDAVELVVCPPAPFLATVSQLALGTGVTCSAQDVAELPSGARTGEWSAAMLAEVGCRYALVGHSERRQHHYEDDALIAGKARACLLAGITPIVCIGESAAERERGETEQVLCNQLDWLMSTPLWRQAIVAYEPRWAIGTNQAATPEVAQATHALIRAYLAQCDAQAAARMPLLYGGSVKADNAQQLLAMPDIDGVLVGGASLDIAAFLPIYSAALQVQHTDSVYQSIPTLQQVA; encoded by the coding sequence ATGAACGCCGCAATTTCACCTCAGACTCAGCAATACTTCATGGTAGAGCCACATGTGGGTGCTGCCGCAAACCGCGATGTAAGCCCGCGTCGCCGCCAAATGGTGGTGGCCAATTGGAAAATGCACGGCAGCTTTGATTTTTGCCGCGCGATGATTCCTGCCTTGGGGCGCGCCGCGCAAGATGCGGTCGAGCTGGTGGTTTGCCCGCCAGCACCATTTTTAGCCACGGTGAGCCAGCTCGCGCTGGGTACTGGCGTTACGTGCAGCGCGCAAGACGTGGCCGAGTTGCCCAGTGGTGCGCGCACTGGCGAGTGGTCGGCGGCGATGCTGGCCGAAGTTGGCTGTCGTTATGCCTTGGTCGGGCATTCCGAGCGCCGTCAACATCATTATGAAGATGACGCGCTGATCGCCGGTAAAGCCCGCGCTTGCTTGTTGGCGGGTATTACGCCGATTGTCTGCATTGGTGAAAGCGCCGCCGAGCGCGAGCGTGGCGAAACCGAGCAAGTGCTCTGCAATCAGCTCGATTGGTTAATGAGCACGCCGCTGTGGCGGCAGGCGATTGTGGCCTATGAGCCGCGCTGGGCTATTGGTACGAATCAAGCCGCGACCCCCGAAGTGGCGCAAGCGACCCATGCGCTGATTCGCGCCTATCTGGCGCAATGCGATGCGCAAGCGGCGGCCCGGATGCCGCTGCTCTACGGTGGCAGTGTCAAGGCCGATAACGCGCAGCAATTACTGGCGATGCCCGACATCGACGGCGTGCTGGTTGGTGGTGCTTCGCTTGATATTGCCGCTTTTCTGCCGATTTATAGCGCCGCGCTGCAAGTGCAGCACACTGATTCGGTTTATCAATCCATACCAACATTGCAGCAGGTGGCCTGA
- a CDS encoding class 1 fructose-bisphosphatase: MSLSLNEYIWQHRSDASLQRVAPLLLGVAQACSQIASAVRNAALNHASGAAGTDNIQGEAQQKLDVISNDIMVAATQELARVLASEEVEQVIAGNPTADLALVFDPLDGSSNLDVNISVGTIFSILSAPQGGSDEAVCLQSGTRQLCAGYALYGPATMLVITTGMGVNGFTYQEETGLFVLTHPDLRIAPQAQEFAINASNQRHWEQPIQAYIADCLEGRDGVRERDFNMRWVASMVAEVHRILLRGGVFLYPADSRAKTRNGKLRLLYEANPMAMLVEAAGGAASTGQMRLLAIEPTELHQRVPVILGAKDEVALIEGYFNQGNSKYGLAADTSGGISMRQAHPPSHQTLFETIFN, translated from the coding sequence ATGTCGTTATCACTGAATGAATATATCTGGCAGCACCGCAGCGATGCCAGTTTGCAGCGCGTTGCGCCTTTACTGCTGGGCGTGGCGCAAGCGTGCAGCCAGATTGCCAGCGCGGTGCGCAATGCCGCGCTCAATCACGCGAGCGGCGCGGCGGGTACTGACAATATCCAAGGCGAAGCGCAGCAAAAGCTCGATGTCATTAGCAACGACATCATGGTAGCCGCAACCCAAGAGCTGGCGCGGGTGCTGGCCAGCGAAGAGGTCGAGCAGGTAATTGCTGGCAACCCCACCGCTGATTTGGCCTTGGTGTTCGACCCGCTCGATGGCTCCAGCAATCTGGACGTCAATATCTCAGTCGGCACGATTTTTTCGATTTTATCTGCTCCGCAAGGCGGTAGCGATGAGGCTGTCTGCCTGCAAAGCGGTACACGGCAATTGTGCGCGGGCTATGCCTTGTATGGCCCAGCAACGATGTTAGTGATTACGACCGGAATGGGCGTGAATGGCTTTACTTACCAAGAAGAAACTGGGCTGTTTGTGCTAACGCACCCTGATTTGCGCATTGCACCGCAGGCGCAAGAATTTGCGATTAATGCGTCCAATCAGCGCCATTGGGAGCAGCCGATTCAAGCCTATATCGCCGATTGCCTCGAAGGGCGCGATGGCGTGCGTGAGCGCGATTTTAATATGCGCTGGGTGGCCTCGATGGTGGCCGAAGTGCATCGCATTTTATTGCGCGGCGGCGTGTTTTTATACCCCGCCGATAGTCGCGCCAAAACCCGCAACGGCAAATTGCGGCTGCTGTATGAAGCCAACCCGATGGCGATGTTGGTGGAAGCGGCCGGTGGCGCAGCCTCTACTGGCCAGATGCGACTGCTTGCCATTGAGCCGACCGAGCTGCATCAGCGTGTACCGGTGATCTTGGGCGCGAAAGATGAAGTGGCTTTGATTGAGGGGTATTTCAATCAAGGCAATTCAAAATATGGTCTAGCGGCTGATACATCTGGAGGTATATCAATGCGACAGGCACATCCACCTTCGCATCAAACCCTGTTCGAAACCATTTTCAATTAA
- a CDS encoding nucleoid-associated protein, protein MSLNTIEHLIIHQLHKEPNGPARVALGSAPLAVNSASQRLVDHLCELYGTRNGKGFGKFDLDDESFAMPKLINSFAQAQSIDFLTLSQQMMAELQTRAEAEPLASGGYVLIAQVSNAAMQFIFIAIISEVIGTAISDEMGVVDSIHLDMDHLRVAGRIDLGGWKSGGERYVSFLRGRGDVAGYFKAFLGCNDVKTPLKETQKLVKGLEAFANEQAIAGNERDELFQRAHSYLDALGDGQGEVDLATVAEQVFPSSPAQLQTALQSDELGINDGFVPDRRAIKPLMRFKANGPQWKLEFDRASLRSGAVIYDKYSDTLVLSNIPDELKKALLEQ, encoded by the coding sequence ATGTCGCTCAATACCATCGAACACCTGATCATCCATCAACTGCACAAAGAGCCCAACGGCCCTGCGCGCGTCGCGCTTGGCTCTGCGCCGTTGGCGGTCAATAGCGCCTCGCAGCGTTTGGTTGATCACTTGTGCGAACTGTATGGCACGCGCAATGGCAAAGGCTTTGGCAAGTTCGATCTGGACGATGAGAGCTTTGCAATGCCCAAGCTAATCAACAGTTTCGCGCAAGCACAAAGTATCGATTTTCTCACCTTAAGCCAGCAAATGATGGCCGAGCTACAAACCCGCGCCGAAGCCGAGCCGCTAGCCAGCGGTGGCTATGTGTTGATTGCCCAGGTCAGCAATGCGGCGATGCAGTTTATTTTTATAGCCATCATTAGCGAAGTCATCGGCACCGCGATAAGCGACGAGATGGGTGTCGTTGATAGCATCCATCTGGATATGGATCATCTGCGCGTTGCAGGCCGGATTGATCTGGGGGGCTGGAAGTCCGGTGGCGAGCGCTATGTTAGCTTCTTGCGCGGTCGTGGCGATGTCGCAGGCTATTTCAAAGCCTTTTTGGGCTGCAACGACGTCAAGACCCCACTCAAAGAAACCCAAAAACTGGTTAAAGGGCTGGAAGCCTTTGCGAATGAGCAAGCGATTGCCGGCAACGAGCGCGACGAGTTGTTCCAACGCGCACATAGTTATTTAGATGCCTTGGGCGATGGCCAAGGCGAGGTTGATCTCGCTACCGTCGCCGAGCAAGTCTTCCCGAGCTCGCCCGCGCAACTGCAAACCGCCTTGCAAAGCGATGAGCTGGGTATTAACGACGGCTTTGTGCCTGATCGGCGCGCGATCAAACCGCTGATGCGTTTTAAAGCCAATGGCCCACAATGGAAACTCGAATTCGATCGCGCCAGCCTGCGCAGCGGCGCGGTGATCTACGATAAATACAGCGACACGCTGGTGCTGTCGAATATTCCGGATGAGTTGAAGAAAGCATTGCTGGAGCAATAA
- a CDS encoding acyl carrier protein phosphodiesterase: MNYLAHLHLAPNDAQARIGNLLGDFIKPAHAQHLPLAMQLGMQLHRQIDQYTDAHSLVRDCKQFIAPERQRYAGILLDIFFDHFLASHWAKFHPQALPKFSQQIYAELAHYEGLLPKRLQEILPNMIRNDWLAGYQHLERVAQVLAGFAKYRIQRTSHFAAGIDDLRAHYTQLEAAFLAFYPQLQAMTWEQAAYIAPHGQR; this comes from the coding sequence ATGAATTATCTGGCCCATCTGCATCTCGCGCCCAATGACGCGCAAGCGAGAATCGGCAATTTGCTGGGTGATTTTATCAAGCCTGCGCATGCGCAACATTTACCACTAGCGATGCAACTGGGCATGCAATTGCACCGCCAAATTGATCAATATACCGATGCACATTCACTGGTGCGCGACTGCAAACAGTTTATCGCACCTGAACGCCAGCGCTATGCTGGTATTTTGCTCGATATCTTTTTTGACCATTTTCTGGCGAGCCATTGGGCGAAGTTTCACCCGCAAGCACTGCCCAAATTTAGCCAGCAAATTTATGCCGAGCTAGCTCACTATGAGGGGCTACTGCCGAAAAGGTTGCAGGAAATATTGCCCAATATGATCCGTAACGACTGGCTAGCCGGCTATCAGCATCTGGAACGCGTCGCACAGGTGCTGGCGGGCTTTGCCAAATATCGCATCCAGCGCACCAGTCATTTTGCAGCGGGAATTGATGACTTAAGGGCACATTACACGCAATTGGAAGCGGCATTTTTGGCGTTTTATCCGCAGCTGCAAGCAATGACATGGGAACAAGCTGCATATATCGCGCCACATGGCCAGCGTTGA
- a CDS encoding DeoR/GlpR family DNA-binding transcription regulator, producing the protein MIFNPRQQELLEWVQRAGHVSVDELAHHFGVTPQTIRRDINQLADERKLHRVHGGASAHSSVENVEYSARKVLNIDAKERIAKLVAEHIPNHASVFMNLGTTSEAVARALQHHIGLRVITNNPHIAMTMCHYADSEVILAGGVMRAKDNGICGEATIEFIRQFRVDYAVLGVACIEMDGTLRDFEMRETRTSEAIIAQARNVFLVVDHTKFGRPSLVQMGHLRQITALFTDQAVPEALLPVLEETGTELYVAEELLGAS; encoded by the coding sequence ATGATCTTCAATCCCCGCCAACAAGAACTCCTCGAATGGGTGCAGCGCGCTGGGCATGTTAGCGTCGATGAGTTGGCGCATCATTTTGGCGTAACGCCGCAAACGATACGCCGCGATATCAACCAGCTGGCGGACGAGCGCAAATTGCATCGCGTTCACGGTGGCGCGAGTGCGCATTCGAGCGTTGAGAATGTCGAATACTCGGCGCGCAAGGTGCTTAATATCGACGCCAAAGAGCGTATCGCCAAACTGGTCGCCGAGCATATTCCGAATCATGCTTCGGTGTTTATGAACTTAGGAACGACCAGCGAAGCGGTGGCACGCGCGCTGCAGCACCATATTGGCCTGCGTGTGATCACCAATAATCCGCATATCGCGATGACGATGTGCCATTACGCTGATAGCGAGGTGATTTTGGCCGGCGGCGTGATGCGCGCCAAAGACAATGGCATTTGCGGCGAGGCGACGATTGAGTTTATCCGCCAGTTTCGCGTTGATTACGCGGTGCTCGGTGTGGCGTGTATCGAGATGGATGGTACGCTGCGCGATTTTGAAATGCGCGAAACGCGCACATCCGAGGCGATTATCGCGCAGGCGCGTAATGTGTTTCTGGTGGTCGATCACACCAAATTTGGCCGCCCATCCTTGGTGCAAATGGGGCATTTGCGCCAAATTACCGCGCTGTTTACCGATCAGGCGGTGCCTGAGGCGCTGTTGCCGGTACTGGAAGAAACCGGCACCGAGCTGTATGTGGCTGAAGAGTTGTTGGGCGCGAGCTAA
- a CDS encoding DUF445 domain-containing protein: MSATHSGFAAKSERLRAMKRRATGLLIAMALLLVWVIWLRTQYPAWGWLGFIEAFAEAALVGGLADWFAVTALFRQPLNLPIPHTAIIPKNKHRIADSLGEFIEAHFLSTERIMAKVSEFNPAAKLSNWLMQPANARQSAEQLTNLLHYILQSLTEPEIQARLRELLRQQLGKIDLAAPAAEVLSLVRQSGAQQQLLDVVLSHVDQQLQKPELQQHLAQLIAAELDYLKWIALDEAGGRYLARKLVHAAAREVQGMRENDQHTLRVHVDETLAQLQQRLKNDPELKARLAAAQQKMLAEPTLMDALDKVWLNVVGLLAGQLKEPDSALRSKLAKGLSHLAQRLAQDESLSDWLNRHARIAAGQLVKRYRHQIGVFIAEQLKAWDDEVMVERLEVNVGVDLQFVRLNGTLVGGLIGLVLYGLHQLVVL; this comes from the coding sequence ATGTCGGCCACGCACTCTGGATTTGCTGCTAAATCAGAACGCCTGCGCGCGATGAAGCGCCGCGCCACCGGGCTGTTGATTGCGATGGCGCTGCTGCTGGTTTGGGTGATCTGGCTGCGCACTCAATATCCGGCTTGGGGCTGGCTCGGGTTTATTGAGGCCTTTGCCGAAGCCGCGCTGGTCGGCGGTTTGGCCGACTGGTTTGCGGTGACCGCGCTGTTTCGCCAGCCGCTCAATTTGCCGATCCCGCACACCGCGATTATCCCTAAAAACAAGCACCGCATCGCCGATAGCTTGGGCGAATTTATCGAGGCGCATTTTTTATCGACCGAACGCATTATGGCCAAGGTCAGCGAATTTAACCCCGCTGCCAAACTATCAAATTGGTTAATGCAGCCCGCCAATGCGCGCCAAAGTGCCGAGCAGCTGACCAATTTGTTGCACTATATTTTGCAAAGCCTCACCGAGCCGGAGATACAAGCCCGGCTGCGCGAATTGCTGCGCCAGCAATTGGGCAAAATCGATCTGGCCGCGCCCGCCGCCGAAGTGCTTAGCTTGGTGCGCCAAAGCGGCGCGCAACAACAATTACTCGATGTGGTACTAAGCCATGTCGATCAGCAATTGCAAAAACCCGAGCTGCAGCAACATCTGGCGCAGCTGATCGCGGCTGAGCTCGATTACCTGAAATGGATCGCGCTTGACGAAGCCGGTGGACGCTATCTGGCACGCAAGCTGGTGCACGCCGCCGCGCGCGAGGTGCAAGGTATGCGCGAAAACGATCAGCATACCTTACGTGTTCACGTTGATGAGACGCTGGCGCAGTTGCAACAACGCTTAAAAAATGATCCCGAACTTAAAGCACGCCTTGCCGCTGCGCAGCAAAAAATGCTGGCTGAACCCACGCTGATGGATGCGCTCGATAAAGTCTGGCTCAACGTGGTTGGCCTTTTGGCCGGTCAATTAAAAGAGCCTGATTCGGCTCTGCGCAGTAAGCTGGCCAAAGGCTTAAGCCATTTGGCGCAGCGCTTGGCACAGGACGAGAGCCTATCGGACTGGCTCAACCGCCATGCGCGTATCGCCGCTGGCCAATTGGTCAAACGTTATCGCCATCAGATCGGCGTTTTTATCGCCGAGCAGCTCAAAGCGTGGGATGACGAAGTGATGGTTGAACGCCTTGAAGTCAATGTTGGTGTTGATCTGCAATTTGTCCGCCTTAATGGAACCTTGGTAGGCGGTTTGATTGGCTTGGTGCTGTATGGTTTGCATCAATTGGTGGTGCTGTGA
- a CDS encoding AzlD domain-containing protein, whose amino-acid sequence MDIPSLLLMLLGMAAVTYGLRLVFFLPGVGDRLPPRLRQAMAYVPVAVLTAIVVPEVFLTKGQFNTDLLNPQLWGMLATGWMMWKSGRLLLAIGAGMAVYYAFRLLA is encoded by the coding sequence GTGGATATACCCTCGTTATTATTAATGTTGCTTGGTATGGCGGCGGTGACTTATGGTCTGCGGTTGGTGTTTTTTTTGCCGGGCGTGGGTGATCGCCTACCGCCGCGCCTGCGCCAAGCCATGGCCTATGTACCCGTTGCGGTATTAACTGCAATTGTCGTACCTGAGGTTTTCTTAACGAAAGGCCAATTCAATACCGATCTGCTCAACCCTCAGCTATGGGGCATGCTGGCTACAGGTTGGATGATGTGGAAAAGTGGCCGCTTGCTGTTGGCGATTGGAGCTGGAATGGCAGTGTATTACGCATTTCGGCTGCTGGCTTGA
- the dbpA gene encoding ATP-dependent RNA helicase DbpA codes for MSQKTSFTTLEQLTPDWHDNLAGLGYEFMTPIQAASLPLVLEGRDLIAKAKTGSGKTAAFGIGVLHKLNLTLFRPQALILCPTRELADQVSKDLRRLGRHLPNLKILTLCGGTPLAPQAASLAHGAHVVVGTPGRIQDHLHKETLIVKQVSTLVLDEADRMLDMGFGGEVQDVISFLPKWRQTLLFSATYPEGIRKLSASIQRSPVEVTVEALHDQSYIEQAIFAVKDNADKPDLMKRIFAHYQPVSSVVFCNTRADCMALADSLVEDGFDAIALHGELDQRDRDLMLVRFANGSCPILVATDMAARGLDIKELSLVVNYELPYDPEVYVHRIGRTGRAGNKGHAVSLVSPSQVKRQRQIEEYLKSELPKGREDDLTVEGDFALPAKMTTLCFDAGRKQKVRPGDIVGALTGDGGLQFESIGKIDLFEFQTYVAVDRCHATQVIKRLGNEKGKLKGKPVKVRII; via the coding sequence ATGTCACAAAAAACGTCATTTACCACGCTCGAACAACTCACGCCCGACTGGCACGACAATCTGGCTGGCTTGGGCTACGAGTTTATGACACCGATTCAGGCCGCCAGCCTGCCGCTGGTGCTGGAAGGTCGTGATCTGATCGCCAAAGCGAAAACCGGTAGTGGCAAAACGGCCGCTTTTGGTATCGGCGTGCTGCATAAACTTAACTTGACGCTGTTCCGCCCACAGGCGCTGATTTTGTGCCCAACGCGCGAATTGGCCGATCAGGTTAGTAAAGACCTGCGTCGCTTGGGTCGCCATTTGCCGAATTTGAAAATTCTGACTTTGTGTGGCGGCACGCCGCTGGCACCGCAGGCCGCGTCGCTCGCGCACGGTGCGCACGTGGTTGTCGGCACGCCAGGCCGGATTCAGGATCATTTGCACAAAGAAACGCTAATCGTCAAACAAGTCAGCACACTGGTGTTGGATGAAGCTGACCGCATGCTGGATATGGGCTTTGGCGGCGAAGTGCAGGACGTGATTTCATTCCTGCCCAAATGGCGTCAGACCTTGCTGTTCTCGGCGACATATCCGGAAGGCATCCGCAAACTGTCGGCTAGCATTCAGCGTAGCCCGGTTGAAGTGACCGTCGAGGCGCTGCATGACCAATCGTATATCGAGCAAGCGATTTTTGCGGTGAAGGATAACGCCGATAAACCCGACTTGATGAAGCGTATTTTCGCGCATTACCAGCCAGTATCGAGCGTGGTGTTTTGTAACACCCGTGCCGATTGTATGGCGCTGGCTGATTCGCTGGTTGAAGACGGGTTCGACGCGATTGCGTTGCATGGCGAACTCGATCAACGCGACCGCGATCTGATGCTGGTGCGCTTTGCCAACGGCAGTTGCCCGATTCTGGTCGCCACCGATATGGCCGCACGCGGGCTGGATATTAAAGAATTGTCGCTGGTGGTGAATTACGAGCTGCCGTACGATCCCGAAGTGTATGTGCACCGCATCGGCCGTACCGGTCGTGCCGGCAATAAAGGGCATGCGGTGAGTTTGGTTTCGCCGAGCCAAGTGAAGCGCCAGCGCCAGATCGAGGAATACCTAAAATCCGAGCTACCGAAAGGGCGCGAAGACGATCTGACTGTCGAAGGCGATTTCGCGCTGCCCGCGAAAATGACGACGCTGTGTTTTGACGCGGGCCGCAAACAGAAAGTCCGCCCCGGTGACATCGTTGGCGCGCTGACTGGTGATGGCGGTTTGCAGTTTGAATCGATCGGCAAGATTGATCTATTTGAATTTCAAACCTATGTCGCCGTTGATCGCTGCCACGCAACACAAGTGATCAAGCGACTTGGTAATGAAAAAGGCAAGCTCAAAGGTAAACCTGTCAAAGTGCGGATTATTTAA
- a CDS encoding HD domain-containing phosphohydrolase, which yields MDFLLDDAPVLADELLMPWKVAVIDDERDIFEVTRLSLSRVKVDGRPLELLYADSGSSGFELLNANPDIAVAFIDVVMESPEAGLLLVEKIRSELKNHALRIILRTGQPNQHPEEVVIQEYDINDYKAKTELTNIKLKTCIYAAIRSYRDIVTISNTQLGMEKVITSSQAVLRSRTLHQFGSAVLQQLLDLLNIQTSEVYLVSQSIDLYGDKVNNVLAATGENVRVEDDLSTPILPDHVRELVNFANAGGQNQLPDFAFLACFQIGENSSNVLYASLAKPLDELQTKLLQMFASNVALIFESLYTKENIQETQKELLLVIGDAIEQRSKETGMHVRRVALMCELLARQLGQSPEFCETIRYASPLHDIGKIGIPEHILHKHGKLDADEWAVMQTHAELGYQLLKKTKRVIAKMGAIIARDHHEKWDGTGYPRGLIGTDIPLEARIMAVVDVVDALASRRAYKEPWTDEQILAHLQAEKGRHFDPQLVDLVLSSYADFQAIRRQLPDPE from the coding sequence ATGGATTTTCTGCTGGATGATGCACCAGTGTTGGCCGATGAGCTACTGATGCCGTGGAAGGTGGCGGTGATTGATGATGAGCGCGATATTTTTGAAGTAACGCGTTTATCACTCTCGCGGGTGAAGGTTGATGGCCGACCGCTTGAGCTCTTGTATGCCGACAGCGGCAGTAGTGGTTTTGAGTTGCTCAATGCCAATCCCGATATTGCCGTGGCCTTTATTGATGTGGTGATGGAGTCGCCGGAAGCGGGCTTATTGTTGGTTGAGAAGATCCGTTCCGAGTTAAAAAATCATGCATTGCGCATTATCTTGCGCACTGGCCAGCCGAATCAGCATCCTGAAGAAGTCGTGATTCAGGAATATGACATCAACGATTACAAAGCAAAAACTGAGCTAACTAATATCAAGCTCAAAACTTGCATCTATGCAGCAATCCGCTCCTATCGCGATATTGTGACCATCAGCAATACCCAGCTGGGGATGGAAAAAGTTATTACTTCCTCGCAGGCGGTATTACGCAGCCGCACACTGCATCAATTTGGCTCGGCCGTATTGCAGCAATTACTTGATCTACTCAATATTCAAACCAGTGAAGTCTATCTTGTTTCACAATCGATTGATCTGTACGGCGATAAGGTCAATAACGTGCTGGCTGCGACCGGTGAGAATGTGCGGGTTGAAGATGACCTCAGTACACCTATTTTGCCTGATCATGTCCGCGAACTGGTTAATTTTGCCAATGCTGGCGGGCAAAACCAGCTGCCTGATTTTGCATTTCTGGCCTGTTTTCAAATTGGCGAAAACTCATCCAACGTGCTGTACGCAAGCTTGGCTAAGCCACTCGATGAATTGCAGACGAAACTTTTGCAAATGTTTGCCAGCAATGTGGCGCTGATTTTTGAATCGCTCTACACCAAAGAAAATATTCAGGAAACGCAAAAAGAGTTGCTGCTGGTAATCGGCGATGCCATTGAGCAACGCTCAAAAGAAACGGGCATGCATGTACGTCGCGTGGCCTTGATGTGTGAGTTGCTGGCCCGGCAATTGGGGCAGTCTCCGGAGTTTTGCGAAACCATTCGCTACGCATCACCGTTACATGATATTGGCAAGATCGGTATCCCTGAGCACATTCTGCATAAACACGGCAAGCTTGATGCTGACGAGTGGGCAGTGATGCAAACCCATGCCGAGCTCGGTTATCAGCTACTGAAAAAAACCAAACGGGTGATTGCCAAAATGGGGGCAATTATCGCGCGTGATCACCATGAAAAATGGGATGGCACCGGTTATCCACGCGGCTTGATCGGCACTGATATCCCACTTGAGGCGCGGATAATGGCCGTCGTCGATGTGGTCGATGCTTTGGCTTCTCGCCGTGCTTACAAAGAGCCATGGACTGACGAGCAAATTCTGGCGCATTTGCAGGCTGAAAAAGGGCGGCATTTTGACCCGCAACTGGTTGATTTAGTGCTCAGCAGCTATGCCGATTTTCAAGCAATCCGACGGCAATTGCCTGATCCTGAATAA
- a CDS encoding GNAT family N-acetyltransferase, translated as MALEIREILFSEYDRAAEVVWASFQHLAAQYQSPAGIEQFRLFAQASEIRARDAVGGKCYVAVIQNTVIGVLQVRADAHIALLFVLPEFQSRGVGRALIKKADADQRLLTVNASVNSMGAYMRYGFMPVGADQTSESGIRFVPMQRN; from the coding sequence ATGGCATTAGAAATCCGCGAAATTTTATTCTCTGAGTATGACCGTGCCGCCGAGGTAGTGTGGGCCTCGTTCCAACACCTTGCCGCGCAGTACCAAAGCCCGGCGGGCATCGAGCAATTTCGACTGTTTGCCCAGGCCAGCGAAATCCGCGCGCGAGATGCGGTGGGTGGCAAATGCTATGTGGCGGTGATTCAGAACACCGTCATCGGTGTGCTGCAGGTGCGCGCCGATGCACATATTGCCTTGTTATTTGTGCTACCCGAATTTCAAAGTCGCGGTGTTGGCCGTGCGCTGATCAAAAAAGCCGATGCAGATCAGCGCTTACTCACTGTAAACGCCAGCGTCAATAGCATGGGTGCTTATATGCGCTATGGTTTTATGCCGGTGGGCGCCGATCAAACTAGTGAAAGTGGAATACGCTTTGTGCCAATGCAGCGCAATTAG
- a CDS encoding AzlC family ABC transporter permease, with amino-acid sequence MTTLTNPHSARAALKQGFVATLPMQLGVAPFGLIFGTLAAPSGLPPWAALAMSIFVYAGSAQFLALTLLAASASWPVIVLTTLVVNLRHALYSATLQSPLSHLPFWQRAGLAYFLTDETFAAVQSGINQNVMPISAYMLGSGLCNCCCWVLCTALGIALGQAVPQIAHWGLEFAMVATFTGIVVPMLVSRAQVFAALAAAITALLAASLPYKLGLICAVIVGVSAGMLVARFAAPPHSVAD; translated from the coding sequence ATGACGACTTTAACCAATCCTCATTCTGCTCGTGCCGCATTAAAGCAGGGCTTTGTTGCTACGTTGCCGATGCAATTGGGCGTAGCTCCTTTTGGGCTGATTTTTGGCACGCTCGCCGCACCGTCTGGCTTGCCGCCGTGGGCGGCGCTGGCGATGTCCATCTTTGTATATGCTGGATCGGCCCAATTTCTGGCGCTCACTTTATTGGCCGCGAGCGCCAGCTGGCCGGTGATTGTGCTAACGACGCTGGTGGTTAATCTGCGTCATGCGCTCTACAGCGCCACCTTACAAAGCCCGCTGTCCCATTTGCCATTTTGGCAGCGTGCCGGTTTGGCGTATTTTCTGACCGACGAAACCTTCGCCGCCGTACAGTCGGGCATCAATCAAAACGTGATGCCGATTAGTGCGTATATGCTGGGGTCGGGTCTGTGCAATTGCTGCTGCTGGGTGCTGTGTACCGCACTGGGTATTGCCTTGGGGCAGGCGGTGCCGCAAATTGCCCATTGGGGGCTGGAGTTTGCGATGGTCGCCACTTTTACCGGCATCGTGGTGCCCATGCTGGTATCGCGTGCGCAAGTGTTCGCGGCGCTGGCCGCTGCCATCACCGCGCTATTGGCGGCGAGTTTGCCGTATAAACTAGGGCTGATTTGCGCTGTTATTGTTGGTGTGAGTGCTGGCATGCTGGTGGCGCGTTTTGCCGCGCCGCCGCATTCGGTGGCTGACTAA